One window of Neorhodopirellula lusitana genomic DNA carries:
- a CDS encoding TolC family protein has protein sequence MTIVLGGGVSVHPVSRVSHAVWADELEGHTGEFAAFLSQVSEQNSGLELPDDPVRTAVPKAGIGSTSDSQDAAHGSEFGTPRFAMPVAGALAGRGTSADSAAAGMAAGEVTAGGLGAVVPWWEPRASEYLLNSPNFMQVDVPTLLTDTLESSPRISAISRRTSIAYEKIVQQQAAFDPTILLETGVGRVNDPVGSTLTTGGPPRLIQDSFTSSAGVRKITQLGTIVDLNQEIGTLSSNSQFFDPAHQGNSRLSLSITQPLMATSGRVYNTRLVTQASIESNVAWQQLRLDLESHLIDTLNTFWRLYERRAQLVQQRALIARGERIGKLVAARASYDSGPLQQIKVTRRLASDRDRLLELEAEVERLQVQLKSLVGSPSLMSMDQRIELIPLGDPNLPVETFEVRDCIVRGLEHRADIKAATRQLAASGLEVNVTKNELMPRLNAVIDAYLSGLNGSNAIGESFVDQFSEGGPGITAALTYNLPWGRRAAKSRYREARYRYQQRSEELRMSLLEARREIESSVIRVRAGAALRASKAATLLASRREEAIATRRWETLAGDGGPTALVLEDLLETQKRHTDAEQAYVTAQVNYMMELVTLQQAMGTFLIREGIEPTRVNCTSEVQILATTPGNLSDYPLENWSEPSANQHEADWNEKSVSGESLIGQPEMIENELPIVDPSGEH, from the coding sequence GTGACGATCGTTTTGGGCGGCGGGGTATCCGTCCATCCGGTCTCGCGAGTGTCGCATGCGGTCTGGGCGGATGAACTCGAAGGGCACACGGGCGAGTTCGCCGCTTTCTTGAGCCAAGTTTCTGAACAAAATTCAGGCCTTGAGCTTCCGGATGACCCGGTCAGAACGGCTGTTCCGAAAGCCGGCATTGGATCAACTAGCGACTCTCAAGACGCGGCCCACGGCTCCGAATTCGGAACGCCGCGTTTCGCGATGCCGGTGGCGGGAGCCTTGGCGGGGCGAGGAACCTCAGCGGATTCGGCCGCAGCTGGGATGGCGGCGGGCGAAGTCACTGCCGGCGGCTTGGGGGCGGTGGTTCCTTGGTGGGAACCCCGAGCGAGCGAGTACCTGTTGAATTCACCGAACTTCATGCAGGTCGACGTGCCCACGCTGTTGACCGACACCTTGGAATCGAGCCCCCGGATTTCGGCGATCAGCCGCCGGACTTCGATTGCCTACGAAAAGATTGTGCAACAACAGGCCGCCTTTGACCCAACGATTCTGTTGGAGACTGGAGTGGGACGTGTCAACGATCCCGTGGGTAGCACCCTGACGACGGGTGGACCTCCGCGTTTGATCCAAGACAGCTTCACGTCCAGTGCAGGCGTGCGGAAGATTACCCAACTGGGGACGATTGTTGATCTGAATCAAGAAATTGGGACCCTGTCCAGCAACAGCCAATTCTTTGATCCCGCGCACCAGGGCAATTCGCGTCTTAGCCTGAGCATCACGCAACCTTTGATGGCGACCAGCGGGCGTGTCTACAACACCCGCTTGGTCACCCAAGCGTCAATTGAAAGTAACGTCGCTTGGCAGCAACTGCGGCTGGACTTGGAAAGTCACCTGATTGACACGTTGAATACGTTTTGGCGATTGTACGAACGTCGTGCTCAATTGGTCCAGCAAAGAGCCTTGATTGCTCGTGGCGAGCGAATCGGAAAACTCGTCGCCGCTCGTGCGTCGTATGACTCTGGTCCGTTGCAGCAAATCAAAGTGACGCGTCGTTTGGCGTCGGACCGTGATCGGTTGTTGGAACTGGAAGCGGAAGTCGAACGACTGCAGGTCCAGCTGAAATCCTTGGTGGGCAGCCCCAGTTTGATGTCAATGGATCAACGTATTGAATTGATTCCTTTGGGCGATCCGAATTTGCCAGTTGAGACCTTTGAGGTTCGTGACTGCATCGTGCGTGGTTTAGAACATCGCGCGGACATCAAGGCGGCAACTCGGCAGTTGGCAGCGTCGGGGCTGGAGGTCAACGTGACTAAGAACGAATTGATGCCGCGACTCAATGCGGTGATCGACGCGTACCTATCCGGTTTGAATGGAAGCAATGCGATCGGGGAATCCTTCGTAGATCAGTTCAGCGAAGGCGGGCCAGGGATCACGGCGGCACTGACTTACAATCTGCCTTGGGGCCGCCGGGCCGCCAAGAGCCGCTACCGCGAGGCTCGATACCGTTACCAGCAACGCAGCGAAGAGTTGCGTATGTCATTGCTGGAAGCTCGACGTGAAATTGAATCTTCGGTGATTCGGGTCCGAGCGGGCGCAGCGTTGCGAGCCAGCAAGGCGGCCACGTTGTTGGCATCACGTCGTGAAGAAGCGATCGCCACACGCCGCTGGGAAACGTTAGCGGGCGACGGTGGCCCGACTGCATTGGTGCTTGAAGACCTACTTGAAACTCAAAAGCGGCACACCGATGCCGAACAAGCCTACGTCACCGCACAGGTGAACTACATGATGGAACTGGTCACGTTGCAACAGGCAATGGGCACGTTCTTGATTCGCGAAGGCATCGAACCAACTCGCGTGAATTGCACCAGCGAGGTTCAGATTCTTGCGACGACACCAGGGAACCTCAGCGATTATCCGCTGGAGAACTGGTCGGAACCGTCGGCGAATCAACACGAAGCGGACTGGAATGAGAAGTCTGTTTCAGGGGAAAGTCTGATCGGTCAGCCCGAGATGATTGAAAATGAATTACCCATCGTTGACCCATCAGGGGAACATTGA
- a CDS encoding efflux RND transporter periplasmic adaptor subunit, with translation MPTRYRSQVVCTCIAACGLMWASVAIPAAAQSPGNTASSEAARTPTSHASEPDVNVSYEGFSQPISDVRISTEEVGLLVDVPVKLGQYVREGELLAQLRDDAERAALAVARAQAAMDGEIEAAKASRMLQVYRVNQLQQLMKERMAGDEELRRAKMELAVADARVQVAEEQKKLRGIEVQRLELQVESRQLLAPFDGVVAEVSLGTGASVTPSRATLMQLIRVDVLIGVFNVPATKSFAMKPGMATQVYFRAARQTVNAVIDSIAPAINGESGTVQVQVRIENPDGHLHPGDRCSMRVSPIQQITRRSTPSQR, from the coding sequence ATGCCAACACGATATCGAAGCCAAGTAGTTTGCACTTGCATAGCAGCCTGTGGGCTGATGTGGGCGTCGGTTGCAATTCCGGCAGCGGCACAAAGCCCCGGCAACACTGCGTCCAGCGAAGCCGCGCGTACGCCGACATCGCACGCCAGCGAGCCGGATGTGAACGTCAGCTACGAAGGATTCTCACAGCCGATCAGTGATGTCCGGATTAGTACCGAGGAAGTCGGGCTGTTGGTGGACGTGCCGGTCAAGCTTGGTCAATACGTTCGCGAAGGTGAATTGTTGGCGCAGCTACGGGACGATGCGGAGCGTGCTGCCTTGGCGGTCGCCCGAGCACAAGCAGCGATGGACGGCGAGATTGAGGCGGCCAAAGCGAGCCGAATGTTGCAAGTGTATCGCGTCAATCAATTGCAGCAGTTAATGAAGGAACGTATGGCGGGCGACGAAGAACTGCGCCGGGCGAAGATGGAACTGGCGGTCGCGGACGCTCGCGTGCAAGTCGCCGAAGAACAGAAAAAGCTTCGCGGCATTGAAGTGCAACGGCTGGAACTGCAAGTCGAAAGCCGGCAGCTGCTTGCTCCGTTTGACGGTGTCGTTGCCGAGGTGAGTCTTGGCACCGGTGCCTCGGTGACCCCCAGCCGCGCGACGCTGATGCAGCTGATCCGGGTTGATGTCTTGATCGGAGTTTTTAATGTGCCGGCGACGAAGTCGTTTGCAATGAAACCAGGGATGGCCACCCAGGTCTATTTCCGAGCTGCAAGGCAAACAGTCAATGCGGTGATCGATTCGATCGCACCCGCGATCAATGGCGAAAGTGGCACCGTGCAGGTACAGGTGCGGATCGAGAATCCAGATGGGCACTTACACCCGGGGGACCGCTGTTCGATGCGTGTTTCGCCAATCCAACAAATCACCCGTCGTTCGACTCCTTCGCAACGCTAA
- a CDS encoding efflux RND transporter periplasmic adaptor subunit gives MTQDSSITDPTTPPDPMAGADAVRERALAMLSKSVDGNPVEDATAPATPAAADPDVAPVSSTEPNDGIETAGSSEGVLTGLEGRIEAKQFAMLWHPLLSGIASAADRSEAAEQIVQQFTTMLPDHIVRMGWSNVATNSRKSGKKHESTSSKSDDKSKPAVEVDATSQPGHGGQPVLHKVLDSRLGWLGDDNSVFQSLLKSFEKTDTQTQPIRYESANLVLELGTELGSAQRASIWIRPPQSSGEELERFSRMIPVEVLSTTGSVFFSRPSNARLGRFGASALRWWSHRASLGIAVLTLAVLSCIPVAYRVDATATVTAMDSRRVASPIDATLLHALVRPGDFVKMGEALLELDGRPLRIELETLTAEIEEATKEEDIALAGGEIAEAQLAGLRRQTLSRRRDLIIDRLDKLVVVSPIDGVVIQGDLQHSLGTPLEIGQTLLEIAPRDSVEIELEIPEVEIGFVDSGTPVQLWFPAVGRSTFYSSISKVYPSATIRDDENVFVAKTPMPKMNQDAVQHRSSGAASEHHSGSGIYGVDAGRVLSSDEFAGGLEQSGPTSEVDMSASDEPTAVNELRVGMRGEAVVLGPKRPWVWKWIRLPVRRVGWLIGW, from the coding sequence ATGACCCAGGATTCCAGCATCACCGATCCAACGACACCGCCCGATCCAATGGCTGGAGCGGACGCCGTTCGCGAACGCGCATTGGCGATGTTGTCGAAATCGGTGGATGGGAATCCAGTAGAAGATGCAACCGCGCCTGCGACTCCGGCGGCGGCCGATCCTGATGTGGCCCCGGTCTCCTCGACCGAACCCAATGACGGAATCGAAACAGCTGGCAGTTCGGAAGGTGTTTTGACGGGTCTAGAAGGACGCATCGAAGCGAAACAGTTTGCCATGTTATGGCACCCGTTGCTTTCAGGGATCGCCTCGGCTGCCGACCGATCCGAGGCGGCCGAACAAATTGTCCAGCAGTTTACAACGATGCTTCCTGATCACATCGTGCGGATGGGGTGGTCGAATGTCGCGACGAACAGTCGCAAGTCAGGCAAGAAGCACGAATCGACCTCATCGAAGTCGGACGACAAGTCGAAGCCCGCGGTTGAAGTCGACGCGACCAGTCAACCTGGCCATGGCGGCCAACCGGTGCTGCACAAGGTTCTTGATTCCCGGTTGGGATGGCTCGGAGACGATAACTCGGTCTTCCAGTCGTTGTTGAAGAGCTTCGAGAAGACTGACACTCAAACGCAGCCGATTCGTTATGAATCAGCCAACCTCGTTCTGGAGTTGGGAACGGAATTGGGCTCGGCCCAGCGTGCGAGCATTTGGATCCGGCCGCCACAATCCAGTGGCGAAGAGCTTGAACGGTTCTCTCGGATGATCCCCGTCGAAGTGCTGTCCACGACCGGAAGTGTGTTCTTCAGTCGCCCTTCGAACGCTCGGCTTGGACGATTCGGTGCATCCGCTTTGCGATGGTGGTCGCATCGAGCATCGCTGGGGATCGCCGTGCTAACGCTGGCCGTTTTGTCCTGCATTCCTGTTGCCTATCGCGTCGATGCGACAGCCACGGTGACGGCCATGGATTCTCGGCGAGTCGCCTCACCGATCGATGCCACGCTGTTGCATGCCCTGGTTCGACCGGGCGACTTTGTGAAAATGGGGGAGGCGTTGCTGGAATTGGACGGGCGTCCCCTTCGCATTGAACTGGAAACACTGACGGCGGAAATTGAAGAAGCGACGAAGGAAGAGGACATCGCGTTGGCCGGTGGTGAAATCGCCGAGGCCCAGTTGGCTGGTTTGCGCCGTCAAACGCTCTCGCGTCGTCGTGATCTGATCATCGACCGTTTGGATAAGCTGGTCGTGGTTAGCCCGATCGATGGTGTGGTCATCCAAGGCGACCTGCAGCATTCCCTGGGAACGCCTTTAGAAATCGGCCAAACGTTGTTGGAGATTGCTCCTCGCGATAGTGTCGAAATCGAATTGGAAATCCCCGAGGTGGAAATCGGCTTTGTTGATTCCGGGACTCCGGTGCAATTGTGGTTTCCGGCGGTGGGCCGGTCCACGTTCTATAGCAGCATCTCAAAGGTTTACCCGTCAGCGACGATCCGCGATGACGAGAACGTGTTTGTTGCGAAAACTCCGATGCCCAAGATGAATCAAGATGCGGTGCAGCATCGCAGTAGCGGAGCAGCGAGTGAGCACCACAGCGGCAGTGGTATCTACGGTGTGGACGCCGGACGTGTGCTTTCCAGTGATGAATTTGCAGGTGGACTCGAACAGTCCGGACCAACCAGTGAAGTCGATATGTCCGCCAGTGATGAGCCAACTGCGGTGAATGAGCTGCGTGTTGGGATGCGTGGTGAAGCGGTGGTGCTGGGGCCAAAACGACCTTGGGTTTGGAAGTGGATTCGATTGCCGGTTCGGCGAGTGGGGTGGTTGATCGGATGGTAA
- a CDS encoding site-2 protease family protein, producing the protein MVNFQNTPPESADENSGGWSFLNRNSPPPAMIPEPAARSSAEQMGNESLDGIESAPRAMPSAAPSAPLVSLDPDISCTTCEVAGATVVRYLHAGTGQHFQFGAAEHYVAQLLDGQRGVAEIVADAEEAGLEWTPKDVADFIGMLVAQKLAITVAAPSLDQAATQETVVETPVAETPVVEEPVVEETVAEESAEPVRELDSDSDCRLDANPSSETVGDKESLNAVQASVDAETIDDAETVEAAEQVIDADSLESAKSPRRGFGETTSQYVTQLVGWVSIGLAGLTGMASKLLPTIMKWCSYAISIRIPLLVANPWAARILPVVRPLLSGGGMIAACLFIGTSLMFASYHHAALADELMRIFNSRLGIMMFGVWVILKVIHEFGHACTAKLHDVRVGKAGVTFFMFAPIAYVDVTDAWKLPSRNARVSIAMGGVYFELICASIAVWVWWWMSGGLTAHIAAQVFFLAGPATLLVNANPLLRLDGYYVVSDLVDVPNLREQGRRLLGGLIEQRLFGMVAPKTHLTGWRRTFAIVHAFASVVFQFVWMTGLVVVVSMWAGPFGLLIAGCALFLWTVVPSVRWAHKLWTYQEESEHFSVGSHRRRVMWSVLTVAAVAQFFITLPSPLIVEVPAVTRFANDQVLRAPASGFISQVYFDSGQTVRMGEVILEIENAELQVKRDEIALELESEAIQWQRHERAQALGLAEGSTRRTESLKRKLSELDEQVAAMKVKATANGEILTHHLENMAGRYVSHGSELVQIGNRNRKELLLTIGDSEMDAYNEAVERGHVLRVCFRGGQWVDVVPKPMRPRASLNVPHPALAATAGGPVPVSPSRSDSDNGPKVEFLTPRFEAVVQLAPGQSDLVHCGEVGHLALQDKRSLAHRFWMWLSE; encoded by the coding sequence ATGGTAAACTTCCAAAATACCCCGCCCGAATCCGCGGACGAAAACTCAGGCGGATGGTCGTTCTTGAATCGCAATTCACCGCCACCGGCGATGATTCCGGAACCTGCTGCACGGTCTTCAGCCGAGCAAATGGGGAACGAATCGCTGGATGGAATCGAGTCGGCGCCTCGGGCAATGCCATCCGCAGCACCCAGTGCGCCGCTGGTGTCGCTCGACCCCGATATCTCTTGCACCACTTGCGAAGTGGCTGGGGCAACCGTGGTCCGGTACCTGCACGCAGGCACGGGACAGCACTTCCAGTTTGGCGCCGCGGAGCACTACGTTGCACAGTTGCTAGACGGGCAACGGGGTGTGGCGGAAATCGTGGCGGACGCTGAAGAGGCCGGTCTGGAGTGGACGCCCAAGGATGTGGCCGATTTCATCGGAATGCTGGTTGCACAAAAGCTGGCCATCACCGTTGCGGCTCCTAGTCTTGATCAGGCCGCGACTCAAGAAACGGTCGTTGAAACGCCAGTTGCTGAAACGCCAGTAGTTGAAGAGCCAGTAGTCGAAGAGACCGTAGCTGAAGAATCCGCGGAACCAGTGCGTGAGTTGGATTCCGATTCGGACTGTCGTTTGGACGCCAACCCGTCCTCGGAAACCGTCGGTGATAAAGAGTCACTGAACGCCGTCCAAGCGAGCGTGGATGCGGAAACAATCGACGATGCGGAAACAGTCGAAGCCGCCGAACAAGTCATCGATGCCGATTCGCTCGAGTCGGCAAAATCGCCGCGGCGTGGGTTTGGTGAGACGACCAGCCAGTATGTAACTCAGCTAGTTGGTTGGGTGTCGATCGGACTTGCTGGGCTGACCGGCATGGCGTCCAAGCTTTTGCCGACGATCATGAAGTGGTGCAGCTACGCGATCAGCATTCGGATTCCGCTGTTGGTTGCGAACCCGTGGGCAGCAAGGATTTTGCCAGTCGTGCGGCCGCTATTGAGTGGCGGCGGGATGATCGCAGCATGTTTGTTCATCGGGACATCGTTGATGTTTGCATCGTACCATCATGCGGCGCTGGCGGATGAGTTGATGCGGATCTTCAACTCACGTTTGGGCATCATGATGTTCGGCGTCTGGGTGATCTTGAAGGTCATCCATGAATTCGGTCACGCCTGCACCGCGAAGCTTCACGACGTGCGAGTTGGGAAGGCCGGGGTGACGTTCTTCATGTTCGCACCCATCGCTTACGTTGACGTGACCGACGCGTGGAAATTGCCCAGTCGCAATGCTCGTGTGTCGATCGCGATGGGCGGTGTCTATTTCGAGCTGATCTGTGCGTCGATTGCTGTTTGGGTTTGGTGGTGGATGTCCGGTGGATTGACCGCCCACATCGCCGCGCAGGTATTCTTCTTGGCGGGGCCGGCAACGTTGCTGGTTAACGCGAACCCATTATTGCGTTTGGATGGCTACTACGTCGTTTCGGACTTGGTTGACGTGCCCAACTTGCGTGAGCAAGGACGGCGTTTGTTAGGCGGCTTGATCGAACAACGCTTGTTCGGAATGGTCGCTCCCAAGACTCACCTGACGGGCTGGCGACGGACCTTCGCGATCGTGCATGCGTTCGCGTCGGTGGTGTTCCAGTTTGTCTGGATGACCGGTTTGGTAGTTGTGGTGTCCATGTGGGCGGGGCCGTTCGGCTTGCTAATCGCTGGATGCGCTCTGTTCTTGTGGACGGTTGTTCCGTCGGTTCGCTGGGCGCACAAGCTGTGGACGTATCAGGAAGAGAGCGAGCACTTCTCGGTAGGTTCGCATCGTCGCCGCGTGATGTGGTCGGTGCTGACCGTTGCAGCTGTGGCTCAATTCTTCATCACATTGCCCTCGCCATTGATCGTCGAAGTTCCAGCAGTGACGCGTTTTGCCAACGACCAAGTGCTGCGGGCTCCCGCGAGTGGTTTCATCAGCCAAGTCTATTTCGATTCAGGCCAAACCGTGCGAATGGGTGAGGTGATTCTGGAAATTGAGAACGCCGAATTACAGGTCAAACGAGATGAAATTGCTTTGGAATTGGAATCCGAAGCGATCCAGTGGCAGCGTCACGAACGCGCCCAAGCACTGGGGTTGGCGGAAGGATCCACTCGCCGAACGGAAAGTCTCAAGCGGAAGCTTAGCGAGTTGGATGAACAGGTGGCCGCGATGAAGGTGAAGGCGACCGCCAACGGTGAAATCTTGACACACCACCTCGAGAACATGGCGGGGCGATACGTTTCGCACGGATCGGAATTGGTTCAGATCGGCAATCGTAACCGGAAGGAGTTGCTGTTGACGATCGGCGATTCAGAAATGGATGCGTACAACGAAGCGGTGGAACGCGGTCACGTGTTGCGAGTTTGTTTCCGTGGCGGGCAATGGGTCGACGTGGTCCCGAAACCGATGCGTCCGCGGGCCTCGTTGAACGTTCCGCATCCAGCTCTCGCCGCCACCGCCGGAGGCCCTGTGCCGGTATCGCCATCTCGCTCGGATTCGGACAATGGTCCGAAGGTCGAATTCCTGACGCCGCGTTTTGAAGCGGTCGTGCAGCTGGCGCCCGGCCAGTCGGATCTGGTGCACTGCGGCGAAGTGGGCCACCTAGCTCTACAAGACAAACGCAGCCTAGCCCACCGCTTCTGGATGTGGCTAAGCGAGTAA
- a CDS encoding sugar phosphate isomerase/epimerase family protein: MPRPVTMFTGQWADLPIEELAAMLEDFGYDGIELACWGDHFEVDRALAEDDYCDKKHALLQKHNLSAFSISAHLVGQAVLDKIDERHKAILPEYVWGDGDPAGVNERASEELMNTARAAQKFGVDTVNGFTGSSIWHLLYSFPPVSPQMIEDGFDLFAERFNPILDVFGQCGVRFALEVHPTEIAFDIHTAQRALEAIDHRPEFGFNFDPSHLIWQGIDPVQFIRAFPERIYHVHIKDAIVTLDGQSGINCSHLNFGDARRGWDFRSPGRGGVNFEEIIRELNRINYQGPLSIEWEDCGMERTFGAREACAFTKKLDFSPSNVAFDGAFDKEAQ; encoded by the coding sequence ATGCCACGTCCCGTCACAATGTTCACTGGTCAATGGGCTGATTTGCCGATCGAAGAACTGGCTGCGATGCTGGAAGACTTTGGTTACGACGGCATCGAGCTGGCTTGCTGGGGCGATCATTTCGAAGTCGACCGCGCACTTGCCGAAGATGATTATTGCGACAAGAAACACGCGTTGCTGCAAAAACACAACCTGTCGGCTTTCTCGATCAGCGCGCACCTGGTGGGACAGGCTGTCCTGGATAAAATCGACGAGCGGCACAAGGCAATTTTGCCTGAATACGTCTGGGGCGATGGCGATCCGGCCGGTGTCAACGAACGGGCCAGCGAAGAGCTGATGAACACGGCACGTGCGGCTCAAAAGTTTGGTGTCGACACCGTCAACGGATTCACCGGCAGCAGCATCTGGCATCTGCTGTATTCGTTCCCACCCGTTTCGCCCCAAATGATCGAAGACGGATTCGATCTGTTCGCTGAACGTTTCAATCCGATTTTGGATGTCTTCGGTCAGTGCGGCGTGCGTTTCGCTTTGGAAGTCCACCCCACTGAAATCGCGTTCGACATTCACACTGCCCAACGTGCTTTGGAAGCGATCGATCATCGTCCTGAGTTCGGCTTTAACTTCGACCCCAGCCACTTGATCTGGCAGGGCATTGATCCGGTCCAGTTCATTCGTGCCTTCCCGGAACGCATCTACCACGTTCACATTAAAGACGCGATCGTGACGTTGGACGGCCAAAGCGGCATCAACTGCAGTCACTTGAACTTCGGCGACGCTCGTCGTGGTTGGGACTTCCGCAGCCCCGGTCGGGGCGGCGTGAACTTCGAAGAGATCATCCGTGAGTTGAACCGCATCAACTACCAAGGTCCCTTGTCGATCGAGTGGGAAGACTGCGGCATGGAACGAACCTTCGGTGCTCGCGAAGCTTGTGCGTTCACCAAAAAACTGGACTTCTCACCCAGCAACGTCGCCTTCGACGGCGCGTTCGATAAAGAAGCCCAGTAG
- a CDS encoding AAA family ATPase, translating to MPQHPLHLVTGAAGVGKSTFGKELATKLAAVLLDSDTVTEPVVRAGLVAAGLEPTDRDSPEYKRLFRDAVYECLFQTAADNLDHVSVVIVGPFTRELGDVTWPDQIRDRFGIQPTIWYLTCDDEVRRQRILGRGNPRDQAKLVDWNQHVIEAPPAKPAFPVQHVTTDS from the coding sequence ATGCCACAGCATCCACTTCATCTCGTCACGGGTGCGGCGGGAGTCGGTAAGAGCACTTTCGGTAAAGAGCTTGCAACCAAGCTGGCCGCGGTCTTGCTCGACAGTGACACGGTAACCGAGCCGGTCGTGCGAGCTGGGTTGGTGGCCGCTGGATTGGAGCCGACGGATCGCGATAGCCCAGAATACAAACGGCTTTTTCGTGACGCGGTTTATGAATGCCTGTTTCAAACCGCTGCGGACAATTTGGATCACGTTAGCGTGGTGATCGTCGGGCCGTTCACCCGCGAACTGGGCGACGTGACCTGGCCAGATCAAATTCGAGATCGCTTCGGCATTCAGCCGACCATTTGGTACCTGACGTGTGACGACGAAGTGCGACGTCAACGGATCCTGGGACGCGGCAACCCAAGAGACCAAGCCAAACTGGTCGATTGGAATCAGCATGTCATCGAGGCACCGCCTGCGAAGCCAGCCTTTCCCGTCCAACATGTCACGACCGATTCTTAA
- a CDS encoding M12 family metallo-peptidase, with product MNHQTILTDRCLDLGTFQGWIATCLAYGVLAIGASLIPIPASAMGPASSPVSRQARPADKDIAKSKATLPPERVMDVLEFEIGVEIGSRAFFEKSAYNGDLEAAKAVVQSIVPNLESRYLHAAGIKFRLGKVIIRDNADEDPLRDMVRATGGGSTAGSSLSAFRDYWNKHPELVGTTHDLACYHVYYAPSGLAYVKSVGSRQRYATVGGRGKTSWANGTLTHEFGHSWGLRHTSDTGFFYESSPRVKEGSSVAGGKPNPISIMVGNRGNVGRLASDEAMKVLSTRNERRSYGDPVTPGPVKPFGMRDEAMLEGAITTIDVIANDYDVNNDVLDVKLLDTVSQQGAMITLSKGTGPGGRNEVKYHMPKGGLPTGEDFFHYTVFDTTGKTDFGAVYVKSNQLLVDRNAGEYNYDFGTNASPVQPGYKRISPTTTGDVIWKGKVLSADRGSGSGLNKINQDFVYSDRPRTLRHPLAKGLYRITINMGDRDYPHDAMGVSAEGRLVTKGINSAKGQFSYAGADSDGQPGHFDVKVTDGRLELTFFDAGGSDENWVLNRLSIKRLNEL from the coding sequence TTGAACCACCAGACAATATTGACGGACCGATGTCTCGATCTCGGCACCTTCCAAGGTTGGATCGCAACCTGTTTGGCATACGGCGTTCTGGCGATCGGCGCTTCACTCATTCCGATCCCCGCCTCGGCGATGGGCCCCGCGTCTTCTCCTGTGTCGCGTCAGGCCCGACCGGCCGACAAGGATATCGCGAAGTCCAAAGCAACGCTGCCTCCCGAGCGAGTAATGGATGTGCTGGAGTTTGAGATTGGCGTGGAGATAGGGTCCCGTGCGTTTTTTGAAAAGTCAGCCTACAACGGAGATCTCGAGGCGGCCAAGGCTGTCGTGCAATCGATTGTGCCCAATTTAGAAAGCCGCTATCTACACGCTGCTGGCATCAAGTTTCGTTTGGGTAAAGTGATCATTCGCGACAATGCAGACGAAGATCCACTTCGTGACATGGTGCGAGCAACCGGTGGTGGAAGTACCGCGGGAAGCAGCCTATCCGCTTTTAGAGACTACTGGAACAAGCACCCTGAACTTGTGGGCACGACTCATGACTTGGCTTGTTACCACGTGTACTACGCGCCATCCGGATTAGCGTATGTGAAGAGCGTTGGATCACGGCAGCGTTATGCGACCGTGGGTGGCCGAGGAAAAACAAGTTGGGCCAATGGAACGTTAACGCATGAGTTCGGTCATTCATGGGGACTTCGACACACCAGCGACACCGGCTTCTTTTATGAGTCGAGTCCGCGTGTGAAGGAGGGTTCCTCGGTCGCCGGCGGCAAACCCAATCCAATCAGTATCATGGTTGGCAATCGAGGCAATGTCGGACGACTGGCTTCCGATGAAGCGATGAAGGTTCTGTCCACCCGCAACGAAAGAAGATCCTACGGCGACCCCGTCACCCCGGGGCCAGTCAAACCGTTCGGAATGCGAGACGAAGCGATGCTAGAGGGTGCGATCACGACCATTGATGTGATTGCGAATGACTATGACGTGAACAACGATGTCTTGGACGTCAAGCTATTGGATACCGTTAGTCAGCAAGGTGCCATGATCACGCTATCCAAAGGAACGGGTCCAGGCGGTCGAAACGAAGTGAAGTATCACATGCCCAAAGGCGGCCTACCAACCGGCGAAGACTTCTTTCACTACACCGTCTTCGACACCACCGGAAAGACAGATTTTGGTGCCGTTTATGTGAAGTCAAATCAGTTGCTAGTGGATCGCAATGCTGGCGAGTACAACTACGACTTTGGGACCAATGCTTCACCGGTTCAGCCCGGGTACAAACGCATTTCACCGACAACGACTGGTGACGTGATATGGAAGGGCAAAGTGCTTTCAGCGGATCGTGGCAGTGGGTCAGGCCTGAACAAGATTAACCAAGACTTTGTCTACAGCGACAGGCCACGAACGCTGCGACATCCTCTCGCGAAAGGTCTCTATCGGATCACGATCAATATGGGAGATCGGGATTATCCACACGATGCGATGGGCGTCAGTGCGGAAGGTCGATTAGTCACCAAAGGGATAAACTCTGCCAAGGGGCAATTCTCTTACGCGGGCGCCGACAGCGACGGCCAGCCCGGCCACTTCGATGTCAAAGTCACCGACGGTCGCCTTGAATTGACGTTCTTCGACGCCGGAGGTTCGGACGAGAACTGGGTGCTGAATCGTCTGTCGATCAAACGGCTGAACGAACTTTAG